atttagaatatttcaaacttttcaaaggAAAGAGACAAAGTGTATACCATTCACAATCGGTGCCAAGTTGAAGGTGAATCTATAAGCACCCTGGTTGTTATTTGATGTAAAATTGCTCCAGCTTCCTACATTCATAACATCGTTTCCATatactgaaaataaatgaaatattctgcattaaaacaattactgaAAGCGACACAGATCATAacgttgatttttttcttaatgctgtttaaataaaatattatatcgtCTTTTTAATCTCTCTAATCAAATACTATCAACTTTACTGTGTCAGTGGCGTCATCTTTAAAAATCGTTTCAAAAACCCTTAAACATACCTTTTTTTACCACATCTCGTCCATTTCCTCCTACCATTCCATACTTCACTATCTCCCcttgtattttgtttgtgaagaaattaggatcaaggtcaacaATGGCCGATGACGAGGTAATCTCTAATATCTCAATGTGAGAGTCCATTCTTGGGGGAGCTTTTCCgtgaaaaagtaaaattgaaatacgTAAACGTTTAGGTTATTAATAGATTCAAAACAATGTGTGTACGAAATAGTAGCATGAATGAATATCAAATGTGAAATTACgattgaagtttttttttctataattcaCCAAAAGTAAGTAAATGGAGTTAAAGAGGCAAAATAATGAATGCAAAAATAATCAtcatctttaaaaacatgacCGGAGCTTCAGTCCAGCTGCTCTTGTACTTACCGCATTCCTCCGTCCAAAATGCTTGGTAAGCAGGCTTTCCCTTGACCCCATTTCTTCCAACTGCATATAGCTGGAATCATAACTGAATAATTGTTACTAAGTATATATGATACGCCTTTCATTTTATGTGTGAAATTaacttataaacatttatataccGTTGAAACTAAATTATCCGCTGACCATTTAAGACCAAGTTTAGGCgattaaaaattcaattttaaatatgaactATTTTGACTTTACGATAAGCTGGCGTGCACTAGTCGTTTAAAAAGACGCCCACAACGAAATTTCGCAAATAAAAATCATTAGTCAATACATAACTGACAAATATTCACAGACGTTTAGACGCTAGGTGAGGAATAcaacaaattgaataaaatatagtCTGACCTGCCACTGGTATACCCGATTAGCCTTGAGACCTCCATACACCAATGAAAACTGACTGTTGTGTCTGGAAAATGGTTTAGGGTCATCAACGGTATACGTGAACACATCGTGATTATGTTGCTCCGTCTGTACAACATACTGTGTGATATTGGCATTTCTGTTCAGGAGGTTGGGTTCGCTCCAGGTAACTGTGACCTTTGTGGCGTCACATACGTTTGTCAgatcttttaaaagttgtacTTGAAATGACGTCGGTGTCCCTGGGGCTAAAACGaaacaaaattacatttcatttcaattcagGTTCGTTTACATACAATTTGAATCGTACcgataaatacatgtataatgttatacCACATACCACAGACGTTACAAGCTTTGCGATATTAATATCATCGTAAATATACATATCACATTGAAATTTCAATTGTGGCTCTTTAAGTTATAAGTCTAAgagtatcaaaatatttaatcagCTCGAACTAAACTTGTTCAAGGTTCTTTTCAGAAAATAATGCAAACTACTTTCATTTAAGCTTTGATCTTTATATAAAGATTAACATTTCAGTTAACATTTTGCGAAAACAATGTTTGGCaaagttgattttgaaatacatactTGATTCTTCGGTATAGAAAGGCTGAGAGAGTTTTGTTACACTGATCCCTCCCTTGGTTTCTGCAATGACCTTCACCTGGTACTGCCAAAATTCGCGGAGGCTCTCTATCTCACATCCAGTGCTCGTGTAATCTGGAAAATGTATTACGCCCATGGTGTGTTATATGTATACAGGATTCTAGAATTGTGGTAATTTGGAATTCACAATTTACACCAAGTCCCAATTTCTCCAACACAAACAAACTCCATCGTAAGATGCTTAAGAATGTTATTTCTCAGGCTACATTTCAtactaaatatgtatatttcaaaaccaaaaatagttaATCGCAATATTGATGAATATAATTTCGTTTAACTGTCTCAATACttccaataaaatatttcacaatttatacaaacacGAAAATAGCGTGCGTAGCCTGATCTTGTTATAAGGAAATTAAGTTATGAAAGAAgcctttttgtttttgattgagactgttcacgAATCAAAATGGTAGGCACCACTGCACGATTTTGAACATCCCATATTCTATTTCAAGAACAGATAAGCTAAGCGCTCTTAAGGGCGGCCTTACTTTACAATCACTAAGGATTACATCAACGTATGGCCATATAgtagcatttaaatattgagCTTTGTGATAATAACATGACAACACGAGTCAATGATTCGATTATAAACAATGTAGAGCATAACAAGTGCCATAGTGCGAAATGATAAGAACATGCACCATAAACAAAAAAGTTAGTGTATACAAATATTTCCAAGTCAACATGCTTGTAGGTAGTTGATAGTTGTCGTTTCTTATACATTGTAAAGCGTGTTTACCAAGGCgacattttcatttgttttattacagtCTATACTTCTTGTCCATTCTTATGATATTATTAGTTCTTTCAACATCCTTGTATGGATAAAACAATTGAAgagatttgttaaataaaaaaatcatatcacaTGAATTGAGTGAAAATGCAACTTTATTAAGAAGACAATATTGGAAGACGTGGAGGATATTTTGTAACTCACTGGCATCTTTctctgaaatatttttaaccaCGGTTAACGCTGGTTATATACAGTAACAATGGAAATATCACAATGAACGATTACCAggcaaaatacaaataattttttttttttttttttttttttttaattattatcatcTTGGAAAGTCTCtatttgtttaaaccaaaaagaGTGATAATGTAACAGCGTGTGCCTACATACGCAAAAAGGCCTTCATGGTACGAAAGTTATCACAAACTAcaacttttcatatatatatttatttttttgtgatctCACTGACCTTCCACTTCACACCGAGCAGTGTGTTCCAGTCCTGGTATCGTGCTCCTAGCGACCGCTGTGTAGTTGGTTGGACCTGGTTTGATTTCAGGAATCGTCCATGCCACGTTTATCGCGGTTGACCCAATATCGCGTATTGTCAAATTACCCACTGGGCCCAGGCCTGATGTAATTAATATACGTATAGtttctttattgtttgtatgtttttttcatgatagaTCAGtgcttaaatgtttaatttaggtgtacatacttttattattttagtttattcaGTTAAGCTACGATTGGGCGAAATGGTCTATggaatttgttaatattatgtTATAGATAACGGATATCTCCAGTACAAGGTATTCTACAATGGTAAACAAGACTTAAGATCTTAATTATGACCAACAGACTGTTGACACAGAAATGAATCAGAGAACGATGAAAGCATATACTTGTTTCAAGTGTTCGTTGTTTTAGTTCACTGAAATCTCCTCCTCCTGCAGCTGTAAATGGCATCAACCACAGATCATAGTCTTTAAAATGTTCAAGCGCGGTAATGGTGTAGTTCACGTCCACTTGGTTTAGATCAATTGGCTCAGGCAGTTCCGAACCACAGCTTTCACCATGGGGTACCTGTAAAGAGTTAATTATCATAACGTAAATGCTTATATGTGCTAGCGGAATAAACTTAGCGTTCATGCCAAGACATACTTCGATCAAggatattttaatttgaaaattgacACATATTGTAAGGACTTACTCCTTTGTATCACAAGTTTATTGATCATTTACTTAAATACGCTGAATATAAACTGCTTATAGGCTAGTATTCGTTATATGTCAGTCATTTGTAAAGAAAGTAAACGCATTAAACAAGAACTTGTAACATTAATTATACCATTAACTCCCCTTCTCACGTTATAATCTTTAATATGCATCTGAAACCACCGGGTACATGGACGAGTTGCATTTTACATGGTACATCGTCCCCATCACTCGTACTCATTATACAATAGAAGAATGCCATTTTACCCGGACGGTTTGATTGATTCAGATATTAATATGGAACATGtttattacaattttgaaaatccaATTAGTCTTTCCATACTTACCCAGGTCGATTGTGTATCTGCTTTGATAACGACCAAGCACCTCTTTCCCCCTTTTTCCCATTGAAGCTCATACTTTATGATATCTCCATTCGGGACAGCTGGACGTGACCACATCAAGGTAATGGTTGTGTTGGTTGCCTGTGAGTACAGTCCAGTGACACGCCCGGGTGCTGTGGAATAAAacatacgtttattattattattatcattattattattagtatgtgtattattattattattattattattattattattattattattattattattattattattattattattattgaataattttaaaaactctGAGTAGGCCAAAATATATCCATAGCCGAATGTTTTCGaaacatttgtgttttgttttcacattaaattacatgttaggtatatttgaaagaaagaacTCAAATTGTATTGCATACATTAATTCAATGGCGATatcaattatacatatttttgtactAAATATAACAGATACTTACTTGATTCGTGAGTTCTTGCGTCAACAAATACAGATTTTCCTGTGAACATTTCGTTAAGAGCAGCAACAGAAAAGGTATAAAATGTACCTGAAATAAGTGATTCAGCAATTAACgaaattgtaatacattgtttaaattaCTGTTGTATTCTTAACATAATACAacgaaaactacagggacaaacccagtagaCGAAAccatgtcatttataaatataatatttaaacatatatatgtgaTATCGTCTGAGGACATATATTTTGGTTACAAACAACGGTAACCGAAGAGGATGATAGGCTTCCAAACGAAACGGATAACAAagtgtaaaattaaataaagaaccgttttgaaaatatgtaaaaaagtaTAATTGCTTGCTTATGAAGCACGAAACTGCACgacaattatatatatcaaaaaatatttattactccATCCATGCAGACATTACCTGCAAAAGGCAGTGACAAGTTAAGTTCAAAGTAGTTTCCAATCATGTCAACTTCCGACACTGATTTGTAAGTGCAGTTTGTTTTTGAGTATAGCTAGTCCATAAAGTGCTTGGAACCATAGCACATACACATAAAACATAACCCTCTATCGAAGCAAACAGTACCTGCAAAAGGAAGTGacaagtttgttttaaagtgGTTTCCATTCACGTCCATTTCCGGCGCTGTTTTGTTAGTGCAGTTTGTTTCGGAGTATGACTGGTCCCAATAGTGCTTGTAAGCAAAGCACAACGTGTAGGCAGAAATCACCCCATTTGGGTGTTTAGGAGATTCCCAATTTAACTTTACTTCCGTTTTTCCGAGAACTTTAACTGAGAGGTTTAGTTGCTGGCTTGGTTCTGAAATTCACAAAACCAATAAATAAGGTTTTCATGGAACTGAATTGAAAATTAAACCAATATCTGCTTTTGTATCGAAACACTTTGAATTTGTGATTTAATCAACACATGTGGTTTATAAAATAGCCGGAAATAAATAAGTAACATTATAGTGGAAATTAGTTATCGCAATGTTACCAATGTCTGGATGTGATATTGGTCCAAGTTGGTGTTTATAGATTTTGTGTACTATATATGCATGTAATCAAAtatgaatttgttaaaaaatgctattttaattaAGTAATGAATCCGTAGTATTTACTatttatgcatactttaaacACGCTATCCTACTTATCACTAAAgtctataaatatattcatgttttctACATGTAGTTGATACACAGTGTTGTCATTTATTAGGAACCATGTACTAGTCGAAAACAAAACTTGCGTTTGTCTGTCCTTCCGTCCGCGCCCGCCcgtttgtctgtctgtttgtctgtgttgATTTACTTTATAAATAACGATGGTATGATTCAGATGTATAACAATGATTTaccattttatttgtgttaGTTACCTTTGTTGATCAATCACGAACAACGTGAGATGGAAGAAAGGGCTATTTGTTGAATTAGTTGTATATGATATTAAAACCGagttatatgtttgaaataaaaacacattgattTAATCGTAAATATGGAAGTTGCGATTAAAAAAcgatttcaaaaatatacaaaccaCTTGGTTGCGTTATAAATGTGTCCAATGTTGAAGCGCTAGATTGGTTAAAACTGTGTGCAAAGATTGTTATATTGTATTCTGTCCCGGCTGTCAAATTGGTGACTTTTGTGAAATTCGCACCGTCAGATGTTTGGGTCGAAAAGACTACCTCACCACCTGACTGTGTAACGTATACATAGTAATAATCCACACACCCTTCACTTGGGTCCCAACATAAAGTGACATCTGGTGCCTCAAAAACTCCACAAAGAGTAGTGTTTAATTTTCCAGGACTAGCAGGAACTAAACAAACACGAAGTAAATTAAGCATTCTgttcttgaaaaacaaatttaatcatGTGGAGACTAGTGATGCAGGGTGCAAATTCAGTGGTGCAAGTACAATAGCTAATCagtgaaacacaaataataattacttttaCAACAGACAGTTGAAATTTCCCAGTCTTTAAAACCAGCCATCAGCATTCGCGACTCTGCTTATTTGTGCTCTAATTGAGTGTCAAAACTATGCATGATCAGCGTCTATGAACTGTTGGATTCTACTATAattgctaaatgttaagttatgtttgtacataatatcaaaaacaatgaacataCAACTCTTTGATATAATACCTAAAGAGGCAGAGGTAAGCACAGAGCCCTCAAAAGTTCCTCTTTGGACATTCACTTTGACGGTATAGTTACATCCAGGGTCGAGATCAGCGCAGGTTGCATTTCTAGCCTGTCCTAGAATACAAGTGTATTCCTCACCACCATCGACATTATTTGCAACAACTGTGACGTTTACTGGAGATTCGTGTATGTCTGAATTCAGCTCCCAGAAAAGCGTCAATGACCTTTCATCTGTACTGACTATGTGAATTCCAGTTTGGTTCAACTCTGTAGTAAAAATTAAACTAACactatttaaaaacatcataCATGCAAACATCATGTAGTATcttgaaaataatgattaatgACTAGACGTATGCGTGTTGTATGACAAATAAAAGGAACATAATGCAACTTCCTGCAATTGTAAGCACCAGTTCCAGTTTTTCTATTGTTCAGAAAGTCAAACCCTAGTGTGTACTTCCTCCTTCCGTCCATTTTTCACTGAATATGTagtaaacgtttttttttttactttaacaacACAACTTGAAAATTAAACGACTATTAAGATCTCTAATATTTATTTCCTTACATCAACAATTTGTATTTTGGAACTTGGAAATGTGAGGCATGAAATTTTGCATTTATAAAAGATGCGGCTTCACTTTAAGCGCCTTTACACTGAAAAGCTTTACAAAGGTGAAGCTTTACAATTTCctcttttaaaatgtaaaatattgcagTGTAAACTTAATTGTGTATGCTTGCCTTTGAACTAgttcaaaaacaaatgcaagCATGAAATGTATAGAAAAAAGTATCCATAAGCTTACTAACCAACAGTTACCATTTACAGTATCCCAATCGTCAGATACAAACGACTGCAACAATCCAGAAGTATGCATAGGTTATAAACCATGATCATTGAATAGTAAGCATTTAGACAAGCTGTACTTTTGATATCCTGCTGCACGTGCATGTTTCCTCGCTACACTCCCCCTGTCCagtaacacaatattttcaacaattctTACCATGATCACAGCAGTTACTCTATTACTTTTTATGTAGAATGATGCTGACGTGATTATTCGTGATGTCGATGTGTTGGCCTGGATTGATTTTGATTCCAAAATTTGGTTTTTAGTCAGTATTACTGGTGATGTTGTAGATGCGGGTGTATGTGTAGGCGCTTGTATAGACAGTATTACTGGTGATGTTGTAGATGCGGGTGTATGTGTAGTCTCTTTTGTAGTCAGTATTACTGGTGATGCTGTAGATGCGGTTGTATGTGTAGGTGCGTGTGTTGTCAGTATTACTGGTGATGTTATAGATCCGGGTGTATGTGTAGGCGCTTATGTAGTCAGTATTACTGGTAATGTTGTAGATGCGGGTGAACGTGTATGAGCTTGTATTCTCGGTATTACTGGTGATGTTGTAGATGCGGGTGTATGGATAAGCGCTCTAACTGTCGGTATAAATGGTGATGTTGTAGATGCGGGTGTATATGTAGGCACTGGTGTTGTCAATGTTACTGGTGATGTTGTAGATGCAGGTGTATGTGTAGGCGCTTATATAGTCAGTATTACTGGTGATGTTGTAGATGCGGGTGTATGTGTAGGCACTGGTGTTGTCCGTATTACTGGTGATGTTGTAGATGCGGGTGTATGTGTAGGCACTGGTGATGTCGGTATTACTGGTGATGTTGTAGATGCCTGTGTATGTGTAGTCGCTGGTGTTGTCAGTATTACTGGTGATGTTGTAAATGCGGGTGTGTGTGTAGGCGCTGGTATTGTCGGTATTACTCTTGATGTTGTAGATGCGGGTGTATGTGTAGGCACTGGTGTTGTCAGTATTACTGGTGATGTTGTAGATGCGGGTGTATGTGTAGGCACTGGTGTTGTCAGTATTACTCGTGATGTTATAGATGCGGGTGTATGTGTAGGCGCTGGTGTTGTCAGTATTACTGGTGATGTTGTAGATGCGGGTGTATGTGTAGGTGCGTGTGATGTCAGTATAACTGGTGATGTTATAGATCCGGGTGTATGTGTAGGCGCTTATGTAGTCAGTATTACTGGTAATGTTGTAGATGCGGGTGAACGTGTATGCGCTTGTATTCTCGGTATTACTGGTGATGTTGTAGATGCGGGTATATGGATAAGCTCTCTAACTGTCGGTTTAACTGGTGATGTTGTAGATGCGGGTGTATTTGTAGGCGCTGGTGTTGTCAATGTTACTGGTGATGTTGTAGATGCGGGTGTATGTGTAGGCGCTTATAAAGTCAGTATTACTGGTAATGTTGTAGATGCGGGTGTAGGTTTAAGCGCTGGTGTTGTCGGTATTACTGGTGATGTTGTAGATGCGGGTGTATGTGTAGGCACTGGTGTTGTCGGTATTACTGGTGATGTTGTAGATGCCTGTGTATGTGTGGGCGCTGGTGTTGTCAGTATTACTGATGATGTTGTAGATGCGGGTGTATGTGTAGGCGCTGGTGTTGTCGGTATTACTGGTGATGTTGTAGATGCGGGTGTATGTGTAGGCACTGGTGTTGTCTTTATTGCTGGTGATGTTGTAGATGCAGGTGTATGTGTGGGCGCTGGTGCTGTCAGTATAACTCGTGATGTTGTAGATGCGGGTGTATGTGTAGGCACTGGTGTTGTCAGTATTACTCGTAATGTTGTAGATGCGGGTGTATGTGTAGGCGCTGGTGTTGTCAGTATTACTTGTGATGTTGTAGATGCGGGTGTGTGTGTAGGCGCTGATATTGTCGGCATTACTCGTGATGTTGTAGATGCGGGTGTATGTGTAGGCACTGGTGTTGTCAGTATTACTGGTGATGTTGTAGATGCGGATGTATGTGTAGGCACTGGTGTTGTCAGTATTACTCGTGATGTTATAGATGCGGGTGTATGTGTAGGCGCTGGTGTTGTCAGTATTACTGTTGATGTTGTAAATGCGGGTGTATGTGTCGGTGCGTGTGATGTCAGTATTACTGGTGATGTTATAGATCCGGGTGTATGTGTAGGCGCTTATGTAGTCAGTATTACTGGTAATGTTGTAGATGCAGGTGAACGTGTATGCGATTGTATTCTCGGTATTACTGGTGATGTTGTAGATGCGGGTGTATGGATAAGCTCTCTAACTGTCGGTATAACTGGTGATGTTGTAGATGCGGGTGTATTTGTAGGCACTGGTGTTGTCAGTGTTACTGGTGATGTTATAGATGCGGGTGTATGTGTAGGCGCTTATATAGTCAGTATTACTGGTGATGTTGTAGATGCGGGTGTATGTGTAAACGCTGGTGTTGTCGGTATTACTGGTGATGTTGTAGATGTGGGTGTATGTGTAGGCACTGGTGTTGTCGGTATTAATGGTGATGTTGTAGATGCCTGTGTATGTGTAGTCGCTGGTGTTGTCAGTATTACTGGTGACGTTTTAGATGCGGGTGTGTGTGTGTAGGCGCTGGTATTGTCGGTATTACTCGTGATGTTGTAGATGCGGGTGTATGTGTAGGCACTTGTGTTGTTAGTATTACTGGTGATTTTGTAGATGCGGATGTATGTGTAGGCACTGGTGTTGTCAGTATTACTCGTGATGTTATAGATGCGGGTGTATGTGTAGGCGCTGGTGTTGTCCGTATTACTGGTGATGTTGTAGATGCGGGTGTATGTGTAGGTCCGTGTGATGTCAGTATTACTGGTGATGTTATAGATCCGGGTGTATGTGTACGCGCTTATGTAGTCAGTATTACTGGTAATGTTGTAGATGCGGGTGAACGTGTATGCGCTTGTATTCTCGGTATTACTGGTGATGTTGTAGATGCGGGTGTATGGATAAGCTCTCTAACTGTCGGTATAACTGGTGATGTTGTAGATGCGGGTGTATTTGTAGGCACTGGTGTTGTCAATGTTACTGGTGATGTTGTAGATGCGGGTGTATGTGTAGGCGCTTATATAGTCAGTATTACTGGTAATGTTGTAGATGCGGGTGTATGTGTAAACGCTGGTGTTGTCGGTATTACTGGTGATGTTGTAGATGCGTGTGTATATGTAGGCGCTGGTGTTGTCAGTATTACTGGTTATGTTGTAGATGCGGGTGTATGTGTATGTGCGTGGGTTGTCAGTATTACTGGTGATGTTATAGATCCGGGTGTATGTGTAGGCGCTTATGTAGTCAGTATAACTGGTAATGCTGTAGATGCGGGTGAACGTGTATGCGCTTGTATTCTCGGTATTACTGGTGATGTTGTAGATGCGGGTGTATGGATAAGCGATCTAACTGTCGGTATAACTGGTGATATTGTAGATGCGGGTGTATTTGTAGGCACTGGTGTTGTCAATGTTACTGGTGATGTTGTAGATGCGGGTGTATGTGTAGGCGCTTATATAGTCAGTATTACTGGTAATGTTGTAGATGCGGGTGTATGTGTAGGCACTGGTGTTGTCGGTATTACTGGTGATGTTGTAGATGCGGGTGTATGTGTAGGCACTGGTGTTGTCGTTATTACTGGTGATGTTGTAGATGCCTGTGTATGTGTGGGCGCTGGTGTTGTCAGTATTACTGGTGATGTTGTAGATGCGGGTGTATGTATAGGTACTGGTGTTGTCAGTATTACTGGTGATGTTGTAGATGCGGGTGTATGGATAAGCGCTCTAACTGTCGGTATTACTGGTGATGTTGTAGATGCGGGTGTATTTGAAGGCATTGGTGTTGTCAGTGTTACTGGTGAGGTTGTAGATGCTGGTGTATGTGTAGACGCTTATATAGTCAGTATTACTGGTAATGTTGTAGATGCGGGTGTATGTGCAAGCGCTTATATAGTCAGTATTACTGGTAATGTTGTAGATGCCTGTGTATGTGTAGGCACTGGTGTTGTCGGTATTACTGGTGATGTTGTAGATGCGGGTGTATGTGTAGGCACTGGTGGTGTCGGTATTACTGGTGATGTTGTAGATGCCTGTGTATGTGTGGGCGCTGGTGTTGTCAGTATTACTGGTGATGTTGTAGATGCGGGTGTATGTATAGGTACTGGTGTTGTCAGTATTACTGGTGATGTTGTAGATGCGGGTGTATGGATAAGCGCTCTAACTGTCGGTATTACTGGTGATGTTGTAGATGCGGGTGTATTTGAAGGCACTGGTGTTGTCAGTGTAACTGGTGATGTTGTAGATGCTGGTGTATGTGTAGACGCTTATATAGTCAGTATTACTGGTGATGTTGTAGATGCGGGTGTATGGATAAGCGCTCTAACTGTCGGTATTACTGGTGATGTTATAGATGCGGGTGTATTTGAAGGCACTGGTGTTGTCAGTGTTACCGGTGATGTTGTAGATGCTGGTGTATGTGTAGACGCTTATATAGTCAGTATTACTGGTAATGTTGAAGATGCGGGTGTATGTGCAAGCGCTGGTGTTGTCGGTATTACTGGTGATGTTGTAGATGCGAGTGTATGTGTAGGCACTGGTGTTGTCGGTATTACTGGTGATGATGTAGATGCCTGTGTATGTGGAGGCGCTGGTGTTGTCAGTATTACTCGTGATGTTGTAGATGCGGGTGTATGTGTAGGCACTGGTGTTGTCAGTATTACTGGTGATGTTGTAGATGCGGGTGTTTGTGTAGGCACTGGTGTTGTCAGTATTACTGGTAATGTTGTAGATGCGGGTGTATGTGTAGGCGCTGGTGTTGTCAGTATTACAGGTAATGTTGTAGAGGCGAGTGTATTTGTTTGCGCTGGTGTTATCAGTTTTACTGGTGATGTTGTAGATGCGGGTGTATTTTTAGGCGCTGGTGTTGTCAGTATTACTGAGGATGTTGTAGATGCAGGTGTATGTGAAGGCGCTTGTGTTGTCAGTAGTACTGGTGATGTTGTAGATGCGAGTGTATGTGTAGGCGCTGTTGTTGTTAGCATTTCTCGTGATGTTGTAGATGCGGGTAAATGTGTAGGCACTGGTGTTGTCAGTATTACTGGTGATGTTGTAGATGCGGGTATATGTGTTAGCGCTGGTTTTGTCAGTATTA
The DNA window shown above is from Mya arenaria isolate MELC-2E11 chromosome 6, ASM2691426v1 and carries:
- the LOC128239016 gene encoding phosphatidylinositol phosphatase PTPRQ-like isoform X1, which gives rise to MFLNSVSLIFTTELNQTGIHIVSTDERSLTLFWELNSDIHESPVNVTVVANNVDGGEEYTCILGQARNATCADLDPGCNYTVKVNVQRGTFEGSVLTSASLVPASPGKLNTTLCGVFEAPDVTLCWDPSEGCVDYYYVYVTQSGGEVVFSTQTSDGANFTKVTNLTAGTEYNITIFAHSFNQSSASTLDTFITQPSEPSQQLNLSVKVLGKTEVKLNWESPKHPNGVISAYTLCFAYKHYWDQSYSETNCTNKTAPEMDVNGNHFKTNLSLPFAGTFYTFSVAALNEMFTGKSVFVDARTHESTPGRVTGLYSQATNTTITLMWSRPAVPNGDIIKYELQWEKGGKRCLVVIKADTQSTWVPHGESCGSELPEPIDLNQVDVNYTITALEHFKDYDLWLMPFTAAGGGDFSELKQRTLETSLGPVGNLTIRDIGSTAINVAWTIPEIKPGPTNYTAVARSTIPGLEHTARCEVEDYTSTGCEIESLREFWQYQVKVIAETKGGISVTKLSQPFYTEESTPGTPTSFQVQLLKDLTNVCDATKVTVTWSEPNLLNRNANITQYVVQTEQHNHDVFTYTVDDPKPFSRHNSQFSLVYGGLKANRVYQWQLYAVGRNGVKGKPAYQAFWTEECAPPRMDSHIEILEITSSSAIVDLDPNFFTNKIQGEIVKYGMVGGNGRDVVKKVYGNDVMNVGSWSNFTSNNNQGAYRFTFNLAPIVNGKLRLEVGQNKNCRKHDLENFCNGPLPSGLELWVKAYACTRVACTVSEHYGPFTIQQPHQDSNASGVDGGLIALPILIAILILISMFLVLWWRGAIDPLQWKWKKQVLGVGEEEQEQDTYQEIAEPDRRVTKAYLGLRRSMPCGPISC
- the LOC128239016 gene encoding phosphatidylinositol phosphatase PTPRQ-like isoform X2 produces the protein MFLNSVSLIFTTELNQTGIHIVSTDERSLTLFWELNSDIHESPVNVTVVANNVDGGEEYTCILGQARNATCADLDPGCNYTVKVNVQRGTFEGSVLTSASLVPASPGKLNTTLCGVFEAPDVTLCWDPSEGCVDYYYVYVTQSGGEVVFSTQTSDGANFTKVTNLTAGTEYNITIFAHSFNQSSASTLDTFITQPSEPSQQLNLSVKVLGKTEVKLNWESPKHPNGVISAYTLCFAYKHYWDQSYSETNCTNKTAPEMDVNGNHFKTNLSLPFAGTFYTFSVAALNEMFTGKSVFVDARTHESTPGRVTGLYSQATNTTITLMWSRPAVPNGDIIKYELQWEKGGKRCLVVIKADTQSTWVPHGESCGSELPEPIDLNQVDVNYTITALEHFKDYDLWLMPFTAAGGGDFSELKQRTLETSLGPVGNLTIRDIGSTAINVAWTIPEIKPGPTNYTAVARSTIPGLEHTARCEVEDYTSTGCEIESLREFWQYQVKVIAETKGGISVTKLSQPFYTEESTPGTPTSFQVQLLKDLTNVCDATKVTVTWSEPNLLNRNANITQYVVQTEQHNHDVFTYTVDDPKPFSRHNSQFSLVYGGLKANRVYQWQLYAVGRNGVKGKPAYQAFWTEECAPPRMDSHIEILEITSSSAIVDLDPNFFTNKIQGEIVKYGMVGGNGRDVVKKVYGNDVMNVGSWSNFTSNNNQGAYRFTFNLAPIVNGKLRLEVGQNKNCRKHDLENFCNGPLPSGLELWVKAYACTRVACTVSEHYGPFTIQQPHQDSNASGVDGGLIALPILIAILILISMFLVLWWRGAIDPLQWKWKKQVLGVGEEEQEQDTYQEIAEPDRPISC
- the LOC128239016 gene encoding phosphatidylinositol phosphatase PTPRQ-like isoform X3, with translation MFLNSVSLIFTTELNQTGIHIVSTDERSLTLFWELNSDIHESPVNVTVVANNVDGGEEYTCILGQARNATCADLDPGCNYTVKVNVQRGTFEGSVLTSASLVPASPGKLNTTLCGVFEAPDVTLCWDPSEGCVDYYYVYVTQSGGEVVFSTQTSDGANFTKVTNLTAGTEYNITIFAHSFNQSSASTLDTFITQPSEPSQQLNLSVKVLGKTEVKLNWESPKHPNGVISAYTLCFAYKHYWDQSYSETNCTNKTAPEMDVNGNHFKTNLSLPFAGTFYTFSVAALNEMFTGKSVFVDARTHESTPGRVTGLYSQATNTTITLMWSRPAVPNGDIIKYELQWEKGGKRCLVVIKADTQSTWVPHGESCGSELPEPIDLNQVDVNYTITALEHFKDYDLWLMPFTAAGGGDFSELKQRTLETSLGPVGNLTIRDIGSTAINVAWTIPEIKPGPTNYTAVARSTIPGLEHTARCEVEDYTSTGCEIESLREFWQYQVKVIAETKGGISVTKLSQPFYTEESTPGTPTSFQVQLLKDLTNVCDATKVTVTWSEPNLLNRNANITQYVVQTEQHNHDVFTYTVDDPKPFSRHNSQFSLVYGGLKANRVYQWQLYAVGRNGVKGKPAYQAFWTEECAPPRMDSHIEILEITSSSAIVDLDPNFFTNKIQGEIVKYGMVGGNGRDVVKKVYGNDVMNVGSWSNFTSNNNQGAYRFTFNLAPIVNG